Genomic DNA from Oryza sativa Japonica Group chromosome 5, ASM3414082v1:
ACATATTTGACGGCTCTTGTTAGATCCGCAAAATAACAAACATTGCAAAATTTAACAAATAACAAACATtgcaaaaatcaaataaactcGTAGAAACGCAAAGTCAAAAAGGCAACATCACCTTGCTCGTTGCGGGCGGTGAAGACGATGACCCCGGTCTCGTCGCCGACGAGGCACTCGGCGATGCGCGCGGGGCGAGATCCGACGGCCGGGCCGCCCCCTCCGGCACGGCCACGGGCAGGAACGGGGTTAGCGCTGACGACCTTGACGGTGAGGGTGTGGCCGCAGGTGCCCGGCTTGAGCTGGTCCACCTTGACGAACACCGGCTTCCTCAGCGCCGGCTTCTCTCcgcccttcgccgccgtcgccatggccgcgccgcgtcgctgtCGCAATGCAGGTTGGGTGGGTAGCAGCGGAGGCGGTTGCGGAAACCCTAGCACGGGGGATTTTGCCGGGGGAcgagttgagacttgagagttcggagaagaagaggaggtgtGGCTGGTCGTAGTGGGCTTCATTTGGGCCCATAAATCAGGCCGATTAGCCCGCTAAAAACTTCTGCTGCCTTCAACTCTCccgggtgtgtttggttgataGGAGTCTTTTTTAAGGGATTGAAAGGTTAGAGGGAtataggattctatttggtttTTCAATGTGCTGGTAATTGAAAGGGAATTTCACCTTTATCCTACCTAAACAAATCTCAGTCATCTGTTTTCGGAGAAAACTACCCATCAAACGCCtgatctctaaaaaaaaaaaatcggacggtcaaatgttgtaGTTGACCAACGAGTGAAACAAATGTTGAAGTTGACCAACGAGTGAAACATTAACTTATTTACGGTAAAAAAACAGCAGCTGAAACatttaaaacttttatgaaaCACGGTAAagatacacgttgaaacatatCGCTAACACTTATGAAACAATGAGATTTAACACGGTGAagatacacgttgaaacatatCGCTATCACTTATGAAACAATGAGATTTTacggattgaaacatatatttttctttcatcaaaatataattgtgCGATATCAtcttgtaaagatttaattacaacgaatataaCGGTGTAATCGAATCAtagattggataagtagtttagaagaaaaatcattttaaaaatcgctaaaatgcatgcatgcaatcatTGATGTgtggagagagatgggagggCAGTGGCAAGTATTTCCgtgaattttgtgaaacacaatAAAAACAGACGCTGAAACATGTCGCTATAACGTATGAAAGACGAAGTACTAATGGTTTTAAtcggaatataatcatgtgatatcttgttataaagatttaattcaataaatacaacggtgtaatcgaattttagatcggataagtagtttaggagaaaaaatattatgaagatTGACACATGCATATGTATGGTCGAAATGAATAGTTAATACAATTGAGTTAGCAGTTACTCTCTTcttccaaaagtctaagacctattttattttttagtttttccaAAAATCTAAGTCATATTTGTAGTCTtcatgtgctaaattaaattctTGATAGGAACCCAATAAGCCATTTTAATGCTTATTGGTTGTATGTTCATTGGTTTTATCACATAGTGAATGAATTAATTGCTTCTTGGTCTtgatgaaaaagaaataggacttagacttttggaatGAGAGAGTAGTTGATTGCAGGTAGAAGCACCCGATAAATTTATCATATCGGTGGACTGATTCGAAAGTTTTCTAGACTGAGCAAGTATAGTGTGGGAGGCATCGGTGTGGTGTCCGATTTTTCCATCTTGGTCAGACGGGCGATTACAAGCATTCGCGATCTGTTTTCATTTAAGATCTAGTTTCCAACTAAACTCCATGTCAATTCTCACCAAATCTATCAAACAAGATATTGAGACTAAATatcaaattctcatattaatctcaccatcaattctCTCATCTAAACTCACAATCATTTTCACTTAAGTTGCCAAACAAGCCGCCAGAATACATGAATTTCACATAATTTTGCAGAATTTTCACTCATACTGTTCACAATAATGCTAATCGGTCTACCGATCCTAAGAAACTTTTTCGAGAGCTCATctccaataaaaataaaacatgtaCTACTGTACTACTACTCCTTTGCTCCAACAATATATACAAATATCAATCTTTAAAATGTTTTTCTCCTACACTAATAATCCAATCTACGATTCGATTACACCatcgcatgattatattttagtgaaagaaaaatatatgttttaaaCAGTTAAAACTTAGTTTTCATATGCTATGGTGATATATTTCAGTGTATGTTTTTATTGTGTTTTACAAAACTTACACAACTACATGTTCTTACTCTCTCTCCTACCATACTACGTCATATTTTTCCAaattttcccttttccttttcctccattccattcatgcatgcatacgTGTAGTgatcttcaaaatattttttttcttctaaactacATATCCGATCTATGATTCAATCACACCATTATATTCTTTGCAactaaatctttacaacaaaaatatcacatgattatatttttgggCAATTTTGTTCTTGCCCCCTACTTTGATGTCCAATATTGTTTTTGCCCCTGTTTTTAAGTTTTCGTTTTTGCCCCTACTTTTTTAAAACGAAACAGCCGTTTGCCCCTATTCTGTTAATTATTGCTAACGGTGTTAAATGTAGGGTAAAAATGACAAGTATACCTTAGATATTTTCTTGGTACTTTTGTACAccactttcaattttaacccaaattttggcaaactttcacaaatttttgataaattaaatcattgCTATAGTATGGCATCAATAGATTTGTATTTTGATTATGTCAAAAGTAAAGGAAAATATCTAAGACTATACTTGTCTTTTTACCCCCACATTTAACACTATTAGCAAGAATTAACGGAACATGGGTAAATGGTTGATTTGTTTTATGGTTGATTCATTTAAAACAGTAGGGGTAAAaacgaaaataaaaaatagggGCAAAATTAATATTGTACATTAAAGTATGGGCAACAACGAAATTATCctttatattttaataaaaaaatatgttcaaATTGTTAAAACTCATTGTTTCATATATGATAGTGACCCTTTTTAAGGTGTGTTTTCACAATgttttacaaaattttaaatgCTTTAATTTTGTAAATGTTGCAGTTGTTGATTctttttcaccatatataagtCAATGTTTCACTTGTTAGTCAATTGCGACATTTTATCATccgattttttcttttttcttttctttgaatCGGGTGACCGTTCTATAATTTTCTCCCAGTTTGGTAGGAATTAATGGTGAAAATTTTAGCTTTTGGAATGAAGCGTAGAACTTGATtttataaaataagtctatATTCAATTCTGTCAATGTGACGGATCCTCCACTCATAATACGGAAAAATTTCGTTCACATAAATGGAAGtattacattattattattattatacaaaGTTGATCTTCCAAAGCTCTATGAGTCGTCGTCTAGCTCGCTTGATCATAAGGAACAAGTACTCTGTCGAGACCGGCCTTGATGTCTTCGCAAAGCATGTCAGATAGGGCAAGGGCAATTTTCCCCACTTGACCTGCATAATGAAAATTGAACAGATTATTGAATTTTGTCCTTTATAATTTGGAATTGTTAGCCTGTTTGAGAAATATGAATTGCTAGCTTATAGAACATGCTGTGAATATGAGCTGCAGATATATAGGGTAACACCACCAGAGGCTCGATATCCTGAATTCTTTCGATTGCAAttcaacaaacaaaaaaaattcagagattAGTCTATCAAGTACTCCTATTTCCCACTGATTATCTAAAAAACTATGAAATAGTAGCAAAACAAATGATCAAAGTAGTCAGTACTGCATCCTTGCAAGTTGTAAAATTAGAATAATTTGCATATATTCAGATGCTTCAATCTGCTTGATGAATTTTTCAAGCGAAATTATACTAAATTTTGATTCTGAAGAATATCACTTACCATCGCCAACCGGCTGGCCGTCCCATTCGACGATGGGCAGCAACGGGAGGCCGCTGCCGACGAACATCATCTCGGCGCACCTcctcgcgtcggcggcggagatccTCGCCGCGCCGACGCTCCTGAGCACGCCGGCGTCCACCAGCCTGGGCGCCAGCGCGAGCAGCCGCCTCGCCGTGCACCCGCTGAGGACCCTGTCGAACGCCGGCACcaccaggtcgccgccgcccgtgacGAACGCCACGTTCATCATCGGGCCCTCCGCCACGCCCCCGTCGCCGTCCACCCACACCGACGCGTACGCGCCGCGCTCCTCTGCCTCCGCCATGGCCAGCGCGTTCGCCAGGTAGTTGACGCTCTTCATCGCCGCGAAGAACGGGTCCTTCATCGGCACCGTCGACGTGATCGCCCTCACGCCCTCCCTGAGCCGCGGgtgcccgccggcggcggcggcggcggcggacgcgatGACGACGGCGTAGAACGCCGGCGCAGTGCAGCCCTTTGGCGAGAGGAGGAAGTCGCCGGGGCCGGCGCTGAGCCAGTACTTGATCGAGCCATTCCTGCACTTGGACGCAGCCGTCATCTGCACCAAAATGGCGCGAAGTGTTTCGCGGGAGAATGGGGAGCTGATCTTTGCTTTGGATGCAGATAGCAGCAGCCGATCCAAGTGCGAATCCAGCTCATACAGGTACCTGATCAAATCAAGAACCACTGAAAATTCAGTACCAAATGAGCGAATTTGCATGTGTCTGATGATCAAATCAAGAACCAGCTCGTGTATTATGAAAGTTCAAATCATCATCAGAAGCAAATGTTCAGATAAAAGTTCAGAGGACGAAGCTTAACCCGTCGGAAAGCATGGCGGTGTCGAAGACGCCATGGCCTCTGTGGACCATGTGATCGTCGATGGGGATGACCATCATCGATGGATCGAGGATGATTCCGCCGACGACGCTGGAGTACATCGCGCGGTATCGCTTGTGCTTGGTGGAATTCCATTTCTCCTGAAGCTTTTGGAACACCTGAAAGAAAATATTCAGGACTCATAGAATCATCACAGCATGAGGTTGATGTGCTCTGCTCTAATTATCTCTACAAGAACATTACTTTTCTTACtggaaaaagattaaaaaaaatttagacgAATCTGAGTTGGTGTTCAGATTCTCACCTCGGTGCCTGACTCGTAGACAGGGACATGGTCATGGTGTTCCCCTGAAAGCAGAAAGAAACCATCAAAACGACTGGTTCACCGTCCAATTGCAAACATCAAAACAAGAATCAAAATCCGaatttaaattctgaaatgatTCGACCAAGAACCAAACCTTGCATCCTGTCGATCACCAAGACATCAACGCAAGAGATACCGTAATGTTTGCAGTGTGTTTGATGAGAAGTTCAGATAGAGCAGCTAGAAGAGTACAAGTTCTGTTTGGGCTTTGCAAGCTGCCAAAATCAGTCAAAAGCCATGAGTCGACGACACGCCGGTTTTGGTGGACAGCGAGGACCTAAACAGGCGGATCGCAGAAACAGCTGCCGGCTCCCACCACTGAACGCTTCTTGGATTctgttttcttgtttttttaagaGCTGAACGGTTGTTAATGCTAACCGCATTGTTTTCAGAGTGAATTGCATTTTACATAACATTTTGttactaaaattttaatttgaaccAAACTTTTCAATTTATTCTAGATTGTTTCGCCTTTGTTACACTTTAAATTATCCAAAATATTTTCTCGAACACATTAATACCTTAAGCACATCACATCTTGCACACCGGCGATTTTTTCGACTTACACTTGAATCGTCCTTTGCTAGATGAGAAGATAGATacaactagaaaagaaaattagGGTGGTCTAAAATGTATAACAAATATAATCTTATTTAGCTTATAGTGAAAATGATATGTTAAAAGATGATTCAAAGAAAAACTTTGATGATAAAAGATAGATCAGAGTGCAATTCACTGTTCGACGGATCGAAAAAATGACGCGTAGAgagttcaaaaaagaaaaaaaaaatccaagaagCATTCAGGGGTGGGAGCCGGCCCATTTTTTCAACCTAGATCGCTCGAATTATTTTTGCCCTCGGATGAGAAAACCAACGCACAAGATAAAGGGAACTAACAGTATTTCATCATGTGCCATATTTTTGGTTAAAACGCGATCAAATTTCCAAAGCACAGATGACTAATaacaaataatcatatattctTTTGAGGGtacaaataatcatatattaaaaatatatagtgtgaatttgaatttaattgagagaaaaaataattttaaataattactGTCATATATTGCAAAATTTACGTTATAGGATACTCcccccgtcccaaaaaaagacaaaccctggtttccgtgtccaaaccgtccgtcttatttgaaaaaattatgaaaaaaaattaaaaagataagtcacgcataaagtattcatcatgttttatcatctaacaacaatgaaaatactaattataaaaaaatttcatataagacgaacagtcaaacgttggcacgcaaacccgcggtttgcctttttttttttttgacggagggagtacactgtGAAAAGTTCACACAGGCACTGTAATTTATTAACTTTCGTGTATATACGCAAGCAAAATTAGCAAACTAATTAAGTAACTTGATTAACTAATATTGAACAAAactgaaaataaaagaaaatcataGTATAGGTTACAAGGTAAAAGGTACTCTATATGTACATGCATTGTAATTTGGTAAATTCTCCCATCATATCATATACTCCTACTCCGTACTATTGTTTTCCCGGTGCTGACTGTTCATTCTTTGCCCTCTCGCTAGGCCACGTTGACGGCGATTGGTAGCCATCAGATACACTGCGTGTCGCCCACATCCTGGGACCTGGAGACCTGCTGGCTGGAGCCCGTTCGTCGTGGGGAAAAAGAACGAGCCCAAAGCCTCAGCCCCCAATACCTCAACCTTGGCGTCTCTGTGCCTCCGCCGaagtagaaaaagaaaagaaaaaaagaaaaaaattcaactttGACTCcttaaatagtactccctcctttccaaatactccctccatctcaaaatatttaacgccgttgactttttaaaacatgtttgaccgttcatcttattcaaaaaatttaagtaattattaattctttttctatcatttgataatcattaaatatacttttatatatacatatagttttacacatttcacaaattttttttgaataagacgaacggtcaaacatatttaaaaaagtcaacggtgtcaaacatttagggaaggagggagtttATAAGTTTATACACTAAAAGAACAATTTAAATCACATTAATCAAGAtaccatgcacacattctccgaCAATACATGCAAACCCCTTGCCAGTTACACCGTAGCACGCACACATTCTTTTATACTGTGTTAAATTATATTCGGATGAAATCCGTCTCACACGAGGAGTAGTAGAAGCGCACTAGGCATATGAGCGATCTCATTGGAGGCATTTGTGTGCCAGCGATAGGCACAGGTGGGAGATTCGAATTGTAACTTCACCTCGAGGGCCGCACCGCCATCGCTCCGTGTCGAGGTCGAGCCATGCCATCGCTCCGCCTCGAGGCCGCGtcatccactggtggagaaaccctctGTAGTCTCGGTTCGTAACCTCCCTTTAGtctcggtttccaaaccgggagtaccaatccgggactaaagatcgttatctttagtcccgggtgaaataaccgggagtaaagatcgatctttagtcccggttggtaacaccaaccgggactaaagatggctcagccggccaaccgggactaaagatggctcagccacgtggccggctgagccatctttagtcccggttggtgttatcaaccgggactaaagatcgagctgaccttttttttttgcatggccttgttgctgcatggtttatatatatatatatatatatatatatatatatatatatatatatatatatatatatataaaccatgcatatatttgtttcaatacatatatatgcatacatatatatatgtatatatatatatatatatatatatatatatatatatatatatatatatatatatatatatatatatatatatatatatatatatacatatatatatatattatattatattatatgtatatacatgcataatatatatgtatttatacatatatatgttatgcaaatgcatatgtatatagatatatatatgaccaaaatatatttacattatagaaaatgtgtacacatgtatatagaaacatatgtagtcatgtattaattacaatccattatatgtcctagctagcaacgatttcgacgtagtagtactcgctgctagctcagaagctaaggaccggtgaattgtgtttccgtcgtagtagaattcacccttgggatcaaggatttcttcgttgatgaatcccatgagttgttcttgaaccgccgcgataaattccttgtgtgtggtcaggttatccctcatgcgaataaactatatgaatgtatgaaattgattagtaattaaacaagaaatcgctacgtaatgaaattttgaatttatttgtacgtacttcgagctctcttgtggtgatgatttggtttgcaaggcagtggcaatactcgcacacgtaatagccgcacaagttagttccctgcttttgctttgcgcactacaaataaatgacaaacaacgagagatctaattaatatacacttgtatgtatttgaatcggagaaatataaatgcagagcatgtgtactcacaggaaatttgaacttccgcctaagtctttctctccatttgccgcggaccaaatgacggaaccgataccaagccctacatggagtttaaagctatgatttgtagtagcaattaacataacaagattttcttaattaacaaaggaacttatgacggtacctgtctataagttcgaaaaccttgtcaaacgtagactcttttttatccattgagtcatatacgttgacggtgcaggcatccaggtcgaagagtaaaagcacccagtggaatctgcaatgtgcgtgggatgcattacatatgaaacacttagcaagttcatacgggaatgaaatttggtatgtaggaagacagtaaaattaaactaactctgtgttgtatggcaacagtatgaacgtcttgtaatgctgcgccttcaggagatggacgagattgtcctctgtttcttgtggatattggtcgagcattgcgacgtttactttccgagggtcgatgaatccagtatcgaaaaccctctgccgtcgggccctttgaatctccattctacaacgataaaagggagtatattattttctatagtctacttatatacaaggacctaattaattaaaggagacgtatagtaagaaatctaactgaacgatatacttacaaaatccagcaactcataatagagacgtcgagggcgtccagctggtatagttcgtagattcccctgaaattgatccagagaatgtcatctccttgcaagaagtccgtgtccctgatcctcgctccgatcatctctctaccggtggcgctcatctccatgtacagctgatggaacttgtacatttgtgtgggtagggactgcagcagctcaggcttgacaagcggtttaccgagttcatacatgtatttcacttccgccttttcgattggtgcgactcctagcaattgatccgtagttagaccggtgtcagtaataaattgttctatcgtcatttctttaccggtcaccaacggctcgatctcctggtttggttgctctccaagctgagggactggtttggactttccagaagatgctttcttcagcgttcgctcatagtccgatagcttgatggcctccttgacagatgcagacatacccctgaagaagttcctgacactggggtctataggaatcttcttttctggacttcgaggcttgaattgtctcttgacttctgatgcaacgtaagcgtcaagctcctcttgcgtgcaatcgtaccccgggtccttgttcttggcggcgtcaactttcgccttcttcgttgcccttgtgtgggcaggcggtggagttgggggggcccttgactttgaaggtgccggaagaggagcttgcgggggagtaggtgtaggagcacgaggaggagtcggtgcaggatcctgaggaggagtcgatgctggagcctgaggtggagacggtgctggcggagcatgaggaggagacggtgcaggatcctgaggaggagatggcggagccggaggagatggtgcacgagacgccgcttgtcgcccagggaggatgatgtaccgcctgcgccatagaataatggcatggcatgtgtctcgtagatgcgtctcaccgtctcctccagggtaatccagctcgaggtcctcgtacgcgccttcgaccaactcaacttcgaccttcgagtatcctgctggaatcggcctgcagtggtaagtacctgaagggtccgttgggatggccatgcccgacgccaccttcatgttgtgagagattatttattagtaatcaacatatataagcagcaactagcgaaatggctaaatcttacctttattgataagttcttgaaaggaatatgcagctcacatggtgtccgctgagtgatgtcatcaacgggacaggtcgattcgtcctgtgtttgcatggcgtccatgctctgtgatcctacctgccccgttgaggcgcagctgctacggtttcctgacgggctcaccattgcaggaggaatggtcggctggggatcatgggaccgatgtgcggccatgcgttcatcaaccttccttgccacctcctcttgcatgttgagttcgtaactcgatacccggaactctaggtctgcaatcttcgcctcggtatctctcttgctcctcatccgactcctgtacgtgtggatgtcctccttgaaaccaatcttccaaggaatcacccctttccctcgtgttcgtcctggatgctctggagtctgcagggcgagtgtcagctcgtccctatctctgtctggtcggaacgtgccctgagaggaggcttccactgcatctgttagtcgtcgcgcagcctctcgtatctgatcgccgaagaccagtgagccatcagctgggttgagcgttccaccgtgagcatagtaccagaactttgatcgttccggccaattggctgttgccggttcgatacccctctcaatcaagctagcctccatctgctcccacttcggcatcgcgacactatagcctcctgaccccaagtggtgatggtacttcttcttggcggcattttctttgtttctttccatcattgcctgcccttgttcacctgtcttatatgcaacgaactcgtcccagtgatcccttagctttgggaatgtgtcgaagttcggtgtctgccccttcagtatatacttctggtacagatctcccttgaagctctgaaactgttctgccattttcttcagagtccaccttttcactttgtcctctgtacccgcaggaagggtgaatgtctcgagcattgtggtccacagcatctctttctccgaatctgggacaaagctctcatgatctccgcgtgcccttgttcttcgccagtacaccgtactgacaggcacgttatcccgcacaacccaaccgctgtgacgtacatagttcttggcggcttcggccggggcactaggacgtccatcttcttccacttccgttatgatgtgccgaccctcaagcttcttcgctgcacctcgttgcccgcgtgccctcttctgtccaacggagggttgactaccactagcctcctcctcctggttcccctccacatccctctccacgttcccttcctcgttcaagtactggtttggatcctcgttcccctcttcttcattccagtactggctgcttccctccgcgattgtatcgtacaatatctgttcctcatcgcggtcagccatctgttgatacaagaaacatctgctaagttacgagacatttatgttttaacaatctaagtcatgtatgctaagtgtaaatgtcgtacattagaaccctacacaaccttacgtgctaagtctaattacaaatcgtgatataagctaagtctaggtgacgtatattatacaaccctagctagtaaataattatatactaagtttaattacaaataaaataatcttatattaaaactcaaataatattacatgctaagactaaaatagtcatgtatatgctaagtgtttcgtgcgtatatgctaagtctaattaagactacaatagtcaattgctacttgtcgcaccaattccgtagtcaataattacatactaagtctaattacaaataaagtaatcttatattaaaactcaaataatattacatgctaagactaaaatagtcatgtatatgctaagtgtttcgtgcgtatatgctaagtctaattaagactacaatagtcaattgctacttgtcgcaccaattccgtagtcaataattacatactaagtctaattacaaataaagtaatcttatattaaaactcaaataatattacatgctaagactaaaatt
This window encodes:
- the LOC4338203 gene encoding D-amino-acid transaminase, chloroplastic produces the protein MQGEHHDHVPVYESGTEVFQKLQEKWNSTKHKRYRAMYSSVVGGIILDPSMMVIPIDDHMVHRGHGVFDTAMLSDGYLYELDSHLDRLLLSASKAKISSPFSRETLRAILVQMTAASKCRNGSIKYWLSAGPGDFLLSPKGCTAPAFYAVVIASAAAAAAGGHPRLREGVRAITSTVPMKDPFFAAMKSVNYLANALAMAEAEERGAYASVWVDGDGGVAEGPMMNVAFVTGGGDLVVPAFDRVLSGCTARRLLALAPRLVDAGVLRSVGAARISAADARRCAEMMFVGSGLPLLPIVEWDGQPVGDGQVGKIALALSDMLCEDIKAGLDRVLVPYDQAS
- the LOC4338202 gene encoding uncharacterized protein At4g28440, which translates into the protein MATAAKGGEKPALRKPVFVKVDQLKPGTCGHTLTVKVVSANPVPARGRAGGGGPAVGSRPARIAECLVGDETGVIVFTARNEQVDMLMPGNTAILRNARIDMFKGSMRLAVDKWGRVEVTEPASFAVKEDNNLSLVEYELVNVPE